One Haliaeetus albicilla chromosome 11, bHalAlb1.1, whole genome shotgun sequence genomic window carries:
- the MMS19 gene encoding MMS19 nucleotide excision repair protein homolog isoform X4 — translation MCEVLSPGLAVSVLKAIFQEVHVQSLLQLDRHTVYSIITNFMGTREEELKGLGADFTFGFIQVMDGEKDPRNLLVAFQIVRDLIAKNYALGPFVEELFEVTSCYFPIDFTPPPNDPHGIQREDLILSLRAVLASTPQFAEFLLPLLIEKMDSDLQSAKLDSLQTLTACCAIYGQKELQEFLPSLWSSLRREVFQTASEKVEAECLAALHALSACLSCSVLSSDTEDLLDSFLSSILQDCRHHLCEPDMKLVWPSAKLLQAAAGASLRAYHCVTSSVLPLLLEQYTKHPQSSQRRTILEMLLGFLELQQKWGHVEEDESTLLSLRAPVCSVVFSALTDPSVQLQLVGIRALTVLGSLQALVPGFLSPSDLELVVDHLIRLALHEEDSQSSEAAMEAAGSLAPLYPKVFSGHMVPRLEEELQSERQEESPCDHRSLRQRCLQALAAVSTHTSIVRETVPVLLQHLRKVQKGSEAGNTQDMVSVCQSLHRVALQCQQDAESCWYYHQTVVPCLLAMAVQAAMQESTHLLLAKALLEEEVLAAMVPVISAATTHLSPELATQSVSHVVPLFLDGEVSFLPQNSFPCSFQPFEDGECLEAQRRLVALLMAFVCSLPRNVAIPQQERLLHELLALSCSCNCPFTATTAAKCFAGLVNKHLAGQQLDEILQLAVNRMELGLAEGPCRMQALTLLLWVTKALVLRYHPLSSCLTDKLLGLLGDTELGPAAADGFSLLMAESPDVLHKGCHADVRIMFRQRFFTDNVPKLVQGFHGAGPDVKANYLKGLSHVLNHLPKPVLVTELPTLLSLLLEALSCSDRVVQLSTLSCLQPLLLEAPQIMSLHVDTLVTKFLSLTSSPTMAVRIAALRCAHALTSLPTTVLLPYKARVIRALAKPLDDKKRLVRKEAVAARGEWFLLGSPGR, via the exons ATGTGTGAGGTGCTGTCCCCAGGGCTAGCAGTGTCTGTGCTCAAAGCTATCTTCCAGGAGGTACATGTGCAG TCCCTGCTGCAACTGGACCGCCACACAGTCTACAGCATCATCACCAATTTCATGGGCACCAGGGAGGAAG agctgaaggGCCTGGGTGCCGACTTCACATTTGGCTTCATCCAGGTGATGGATGGGGAGAAGGATCCCCGCAACCTGCTGGTGGCCTTCCAGATTGTGCGTGATCTCATTGCCAAGAACTATGCCCTGG GTCCCTTTGTGGAGGAGCTGTTTGAAGTGACCTCCTGTTACTTTCCCATTGATTTTACTCCA CCCCCCAATGACCCTCATGGCATCCAGAGAGAAGACCTGATCCTGAGCCTCCGGGCTGTACTGGCCTCCACGCCTCAATTTGCTGAG ttccttctccctctgctcATTGAGAAGATGGACTCAGACCTGCAAAGTGCCAAGCTTGACTCCCTGCAGACTCTG ACTGCCTGCTGTGCCATCTATGGGCAGAAGGAGCTGCAGGAATTCCTCCCCAGCCTCTGGTCATCCCTGCGCAGGGAG GTGTTCCAGACAGCAAGTGAGAAGGTTGAGGCGGAGTGCCTGGCCGCACTGCACgccctctctgcctgcctctcctgctCCGTGCTCAGCTCTGACACCGAGGATCTCCTGGATTCCTTCCTCAGCAGCATTCTGCAAG ATTGCAGGCACCATCTGTGCGAGCCCGACATGAAGCTGGTGTGGCCAAGTGCCAAactcctgcaggcagcagcaggtgccTCCCTCCGTGCCTACCACTGTGTCACCAGCAGTGTCCTGcccctgctgctggagcagtACACCAAGCACCCGCAG agcagccagaggAGGACAATCCTGGAAATGCTGCTGGGCTTCCTGGAGTTGCAGCAGAAGTGGGGACATGTGGAAGAAG ATGAGAGCACTCTGCTGTCGCTCCGAGCCCCGGTTTGCTCTGTGGTGTTCTCGGCGCTCACGGATCCCAgtgtgcagctgcagctggttgGGATCAGGGCACTGACTGTCCTGGGCTCCCTGCAAG CTCTTGTTCCAGGCTTCCTGTCTCCCTCTGACCTGGAGCTGGTTGTGGATCACCTCATCCGTCTCGCTCTGCATGAGGAGGATTCCCAGAGCAG CGAAGCAGCGATGGAGGCAGCTGGATCTCTGGCCCCCCTCTACCCAAAAGTTTTCTCTGGACACATGGTACCCAGGCTTGAAGAGGAGCTGCAGTCAG agcGGCAGGAAGAGAGCCCCTGTGACCACCGCTCCCTGCGGCAGCGCTGCCTGCAGGCCCTGGCAGCCGTGTCCACCCACACCAGCATCGTGAGGGAGActgtccctgtcctgctgcagcatCTCCGGAAGGTGCAGAAAG GGAGCGAGGCCGGGAACACCCAAGACATGGTCTCCGTGTGCCAGAGCCTGCACCGCGTGGCTCTGCAGTGCCAGCAGGACGCGGAGAGCTGCTGGTACTACCACCAGACGGTGgtgccctgcctgctggccaTGGCCGTGCAGGCTGCCATGCAAG agagcacccacctgctgctggccaaggcacTGCTGGAGGAAGAGGTGCTGGCTGCCATGGTCCCAGTCATCAGCGCTGCCACGACTCACCTGAGCCCTGA GCTGGCTACCCAGAGTGTGTCTCACGTGGTACCCCTCTTCCTGGATGGAGAGGTCTCCTTCCTGCCCCAGAACagttttccttgctccttccagcccttcgAG GATGGGGAGTGCTTGGAGGCACAAAGACGCCTGGTCGCCCTCCTCATGGCCTTTGTCTGCTCCCTGCCCCGCAAT GTGGCAATTCCTCAGCAGGAACGGCTGCTCCATGAGCTGCTGGCGCTGAGTTGCTCCTGCAACTGCCCCTTCACGGCCACCACAGCTGCCAAGTGCTTTGCAGGGCTGGTGAACAAGCACCTGGCGG ggcagcagctggatgagatCCTCCAGCTTGCAGTGAACAGGATGGAGCTTGGGCTTGCAGAGGGGCCCTGCCGAATGCAGGCGCTCACCCTGCTGCTCTGG GTAACCAAAGCCCTGGTGCTGCGGTACCACCCCCTGAGCTCCTGCCTGACAGACAAG CTGCTGGGCCTGCTGGGTGACACAGAGCTGGGCCCCGCCGCGGCTGACGGATTCTCTCTGCTCATGGCCGAGTCCCCGGATGTGCTGCACAAGGGCTGCCATGCTGACGTGCGCATCATGTTCCGTCAGCGCTTCTTCACTGACAACGTCCCCAAGCTGGTGCAGGGCTTCCACGGGGCTGGCCCCG ACGTGAAGGCCAATTACCTGAAGGGCCTGTCCCATGTGCTCAACCATCTCCCCAAGCCTGTGCTGGTGACGGAGCTGCCCACG ctgctttctctcctgcttgAGGCCTTGTCCTGCTCGGACCGTGTGGTGCAGCTCTCCACACTGAGCTGCCTCCAGCCACTGCTGCTCGAAGCTCCCCAGATCATGAGTCTGCACGTCGACACACTGGTCACTAAGTTCCTCAGCCTCACCTCCAGCCCCACCATG GCTGTCCGCATCGCCGCCCTGCGCTGTGCCCACGCACTTACCAGCCTGCCCACAACAGTG CTGCTCCCGTACAAGGCCCGAGTTATCCGGGCGCTGGCCAAGCCTTTGGATGACAAGAAGAGGCTGGTGCggaaggaggcagtggcagcACGGGGGGAATG GTTCCTACTGGGGAGCCCGGGCAGGTGA